Part of the Marinobacterium rhizophilum genome is shown below.
GGCCTCGAACATGTCGTTCAGCTCCTGCATCGCCTGGGGCTGAATCTGGTCCAGCGCAGAAACCCGCATCAGGATATCGAGCCGTACCCGGTCGTCGAAATAGGTCAGCACATGGGCCGCCTGATCCGGATCGAGGTAGGCGATCACCACCGCCTGGATCTGCGGATGTTCGAAACGGATGGTCTCGGCGATCTGGCGTGCCTCCATCCAGCGCAGGGTATCGAGCCCCGAGGTATTGGTGCTCATCAGAATGCGATCGATCAGGGTCTTGGCCTTCTCCTCGCCCAGCGCCTGGTTCAGCATGGCGCGGATATAGCGGTCATTGTTAATGCCGATGCCGGTCTGATCGCTCACCACATGCATGAAATCGGACACCACCGCCTCAACCTGCGACTGCGGCACATTGTTCAGCCGCGTCATGGCGTAGCCGATACGCTGCACTTCCTTGGGTCCCAGGTGCTTGAGCACCTCGGCCGCATCGGCCTCACCCAGGCTGATCAGCAGTATCGCCGCCTTTTCAATATCATCCAGGGCGCCGCTCCCGGCTTCATCACTCATGTTCCGCTACCCATTGCCGTACCGCCTGTGCCACTCGCTCAGGATCCTCGGCCACCATACTACGAATGGTATTGATCTGATATTCGAAGCTTTCATTGGGGGTCGGCAAGAAATTTTCTTCCGAACTGCCAAAGGTCACGCGATCATCCGCCACATCGGAACTTTCAAGCCCTTCAAGCTCGGCGGCCACATCGCCACCGCCACCCAGGCGCGGCTTGCCGTCCTCACCGGCGGGCACCGCCAGGTTCTTCAGGATCGGGCGCAGCACGCCAAACACCAGCAGCAGCACGAAGAACGCCGCCAGTACCTGCTTGACGATATCCCACAGCCAGTCCTGCTGCCACAGCGGGATATCAGCCGCCTCGACGAAGGGCTCGGTGGCCGCGAACGGCGAGTTGATCACGTTGACACTGTCGCCACGCTGGGGAGAAAAACCGACCGCGTCCTGCACCAGGATTCGCAGCCGGTCGAGCTCGTTCTGGGACCAGGGCTGACGCTGTCCGCCGCCGTCCTCGCCCCGTACCGACGGCACATCATCCACCACCACCGCCACGGTCAGGCGGCGCACGCGGCCCATCTGCTGGCGGGTATAGCTGATCGAGCGATCCAGTTCGTAGTTGCGCACCGCCTGTTGGCGACTGCTGCCGGACAGCGCTCCGCCCGCTGTTGAGCCGAGTACGCCATTGGCCACCTCAGGCACGGTGCTCGGACCCGGCGGCTGGTTCGACAGCGCCCCCGGCACACCGCCGGCGGCCTGGGAACCGGCACGGCTTTCCTCAACGGTCTGCTCGCTACGCAGTGACGGCAGGTCCGGATTGAACAGCTCGCTGGTCTGCTCCACCGCATTGAAGTCGATATCCGCCGATACCTCGGCACGGTAGTTGCCCAGCCCCACCACCGGCTGCAGGATGCTGTTGACGCGATTGAGCAGGGTTTCCTCGATCTTGTGGGTGTACTCCAGCTGCTTGCCGGCGAGTACCACGTCTTCATCCACGTCGCGGGTATTGAGCAGGCGCCCCTTCTGGTCCACCACTGTCACGTCACGCACATCCAGTTCCGGCACCGATGAGGCAACCAGGCTGGCGATGGCGCTCACCTGTGCAGGCTCGATGCGGCGGCCGGCAAACAGCTCGACAAAGACCGAGGCACTGGGCTTGCGCTCATCACGGATAAATACGGTGCTTTTTGGAATCGCCAGATGTACCCGGGCGCTGCGAATGGCAACCAGGCTGGCGATGGTGCGCGACAGCTCGCCTTCCAGCCCGCGACGGTAACGGGCATTTTCCATGAACTGGCTGGTACCCAGGGTCTGCTCCTGATCCAGCAACTCAAAGCCCACACTCTTGTCGGCGGTAAAGCCTTCGGCCGCCAGCTTCAGGCGCGCCTGGTGCACATGTTCCTGCGGCACCAGGATGGCGCGGCCGTCGGCATCGAACTTGTAAGGCGTGTTATAGAGTCTCAGCTGCTCGATCACCTGGTTGGCGTCGGCAAAAGACAGGTTGGAAAAGAGCACGCGGTAATCGGGCTGCTGCGACCAGAGCACCACCGCAAAGCCGATCGCAACACTGGCAGCCAGGCCCACCATCAGGCCGATCTGCCGAAGTATGCTGAGGCTGCTAAAGCCGGCCATCAGGCCACGCTTGCCGCCTTCGAGTTGCGCCGGGGTATTATCCATTCAAGTGAAGCCGCCCTGATTCCTGTTGGATCCCGTATTACATCGGCATCTTCATAATGTCTTCATAGGCCGAAACCAGTCGGTTGCGCACCTGGGTCATGGCCTCGAAGGAGACCGAGGCCTTTTCCATGCTGATCATGACCTGGGGAAGGTCAACGGTTGGGTCACCCTGCTCGTAGGATACCGCCAATTTTTTGGCATCTCCCTGCAGATCGTTCACCTTGTCCACGGCATTCTTCAACAGTTCACCGAAACCGGTACGGTCCACGCCTTGCGGCCCCTGCTGTACACCCGGAGCCTGAATCGGCGATACACCCTGCTGTGCCTGAGCCTGCAGTGCACGCATCTGCATCAGTACGCTATTGATATCGGCGCGTTCAACCATTGCTGTCTCCCCCGACCAACCTGGCAGCATTTTGACATTATATGTCGCTTTAACACCACAGCAAGCCAGCCAGAGGTTAAATACGACAAAATGCTGTCACCAGAACGTCAATAAGTTAGTTACCAATCGAGAGGAATGCAATTACCAAGCCAGCCTGGTGATTTAAAATTGACAGCACGACAGCAGCCCGCCCCTCAAGGCCGGCCTGAAGCCCTGCAACAACCTCAGTGTCCGGCGCTGGGGGCTTCGCCGTATTTCAGGCGCACATACATCAAGGCCACGGTAATGGCATCGCCGAGCGCAGTATGCCGTTCGATAATGGGAACATCCAGCCGGGAAGCGATGGTATCAAAGCGCAGATCCACAGTGCCGCCGATAGACTTCCACTTGATGATGTCGTGATAGACATGGGACAGTTCGATCGTCTTGTTGGGCAGGCCAAATCCATAACGCGGGCGCAGATACTTGTCGAGCATGCGCACATCGAAACTGACGTAGTAGCCCAGAATCGGCCGGTTGCCGACAAACTCCAGCACGAGGCGCAACGCTTCGTCGATATCGATCCCGTCCGCCAGGTCCGCCGCCCGCAGCTTGTGAATCTTGATCGAGTCGGCATCCAGGCTCGCCGGTGGCTTGAGGCGGATATCAAGCCGCTCGCTGGTGAGCACCCGGGTACCCCGTATCCGTACCGCGGCGATGGACAGAATTTCCGCCTCGGCCACATTGAGGCTGGTGGTTTCACAGTCCAGCGATACAACCTCGTCGCCCCGGTAGGGCACGAACAGGGGGCCGTGCTCGCCATGGCGGTGATCGAGCCGATCCTTGAAGCGACGCAGGGTTCTGGGAAAGAGCATCAGACCTCCAGGCGATAACGCAATGCCAGATGTTTCTTGAAGCTTTTGACGATGTGCAACCCATCGCGCAACAGGTCCCGTTCCATCTTGTTCAGCAGTGCCAGCTCGATCAGGTTGGGCGTAGGATCCTGACCATCGGCGCTGGCCTCGAGCCGCCGCATCTGCTGACGCAGGCGCAACTGCACAAAGAGCGCCAGGGCTTCTCCCAGCTCCGCGCCCTGTTCGGCCTGCAACTGTCCCAGCTCCACCAGCGCCTCTATCCGGCTGAAAGTATTGGTGGCCAGCACCCGATATTCCAGCGCCATGGCGCGAATGCCGTGTACCACGGGAAAGATACCGCCCTTCTTGATGTCCAGCTGCGCCTTGTCCTGCAGGTTGCCAAAGAAGGTCAGCGGCGTGTCGAACTCCAGCGCGGCGCGGGTAAAGTGGGAAAAGAACAGGTCATTGTTGCGCAGGTGGCGCAAAAACCAGTTACGCCCGGCCTTGAACAGCGCAGGGTTGCCCGCGACCGGCTTGGCGTCCACCGCGATGGCAAGGTTCATCAGTGCCTCGCCATCGCAGGTCCCGGCCCAGTCGCTCAGGTTTTGCGTCCAGTCCCCCAGGGAGTTCACCCACTGGGGGTTGGATACCATAATATTGCCGGGACAGGGCGGGAAACCGAACTCGACCAGGCGGTCACTGAAGCGCTGCAGTGTCACCTGCATGGCGGGCCAGCTCAGGCCGTCGCGGTAGATGACGGCGTTGTCCTGATCGGTCTTTAGAATCTGCTCCCCCCGCCCCTCGGAGCCCATCACCACCAGGCACACATGGGGCTGCATGTTCGACGGTATCATCAGGTCGAACAACTTGGCCATGATGCGGCCGTTCATGGCCGCCAGCAGGTCCATGGCAAAGCGCACCTTTACACCGTGGGATACCAGCGACTTGATCAGGCTGTTGAGGCGCTGCGCCGCGTCCTGCAGCTCAACTTCGCTCTGGGCGCGTTCGATGCGCAGCCCGATCACGTGGGAGTGGCTGGAGAAGTAGCTAAGAATATCGGTCAGGGCAACGATACCCACCAGCTCCTGCTGCTGCATCACCACAACGCGCTCGATATGCTGCTGGGTCATCAGCACCAGGGCATTGAACAGGTAGTCATCGGGGCTCACCGTCACCAGCCTGAAGCTGGCGATCTGCACCAGGTCCGCGCTCTGCTCCAGCTCGCCGATAACCAGCGCCTCCAGCAGGTCCGTCTTGGTGATCATGCCGTAGCGGCTGCCCTTTCGCACCAGCACGGAGTCCGCCTTGTGGGTACGCATCAGCACCGTGGCCTCGCGGATGCTGGTGCCTTCGTCGACCACCAGTGGTGTCTGCATAAGACCGCTGCCGACCTTGGCCAGCATGAACTCGGCCATGTCCTGGTCCTGGTCCTGCTGTGCCACGATCTCGGACTTGACCGCCAGGTTCTGCGCAAAGTAGTCCGCGAACAGCGAGTTGCCGGACATCAGTTCCAGCAGGACCCGTGTCGGCAGGATGTGGCAGATGGTTTCCTCCTCCGCGACAAAGTTGTGAATCGCCCTGCCACGAATGGCGGACCAGCCGCCGAAGTAGTCATCGGCCTGGTAGTGCACAAACACCTGTTCGGCCAGAGCGGTGCCGTCGTTGCTGCGCTCTTCACTCTCGCTGACCCGGCCCTTGAGGATGATATAAACCCCCTCGGACTGGGCGCCGGCCGTGACGATGACTTCCCCCTGCTGGTAATAGGCAATATCCAGGCTGCGCTGCAGCAGCGCCTGTTCGGCCTCGTCGAGCAGGCTGAAGGGCAGATGGCTGGTATCGAATGTCGAGGACATGAATGCTCCCGTGCAAGTGCCCGCAGCCTGTGCCGCCGGGCCCTGAAACTGAAAAGGCACACCGGCCGGGCCGGTGTGCCTTTGTCCTTGCGTGTCAGTAAAGCTCAAACACTCAGGTTAGCGCTACTCAGTGCGCGTGGGCGCCACCGGCACCGCGGGGGATACGGATATCCTCGATAATTTTCTGAATCTCCTCCGAGGGAGCCGGCGTCATGGACGCCACCGCGAATGCACTCACGAAATTCAGAATCATGCCCACGGTACCGAAGCCTTCCGGCGAGATACCGAACAGGTACTGATCCGCGCTGCCACCCATGAACTTGAAGTAGATGATGTAAGCCATGGTGGAAACCAGACCCACCAGCATGCCTGTCACCGCGCCCTGGGTGTTCATGCGCTTGCTGAAGATGCCCATGACGATGACCGGGAACACCGATGCACAGGCCAGACCAAAGGCCAGCGCCACCACCTGGGCCACGAAGCCCGGAGGGTTGATACCGAAGTAGCCGGCGATACAGATCGCCACGATGGCGGCAAGTCGGGCGTACATCAGCTCCTGCTTGTCGGTAATGTTCGGGTTGATGGTCTTCTTCATCATGTCATGGGAAATCGCCGTCGAGATAACCAGCAGCAGACCCGCCGCCGTCGACAGCGCCGCTGCCACCGCACCTGCGGCCACCAGCGCGATTACCCAGGCCGGCAGGTTGGCAATCTCGGGGTTCGCCAGCACCATGATGTCACGGTCGACATAAACCTCGTTGGCAAAGGGCGCCGCCTTCACCGGCGCAGGCGCCAGCGTCGGGTTGCTGACCATGCGCTGACCCTGCTCGCCGGTACCGTCGATAAAGTTCGGCTTGCCGCCTTCAAACGCATTGCCCGCCGCGTACTGCACCTTGCCGTCGCCATTGTGATCGTACCAGCCGATCAGGCCCGAATTTTCCCAGTTCTTGAACCAGCCGGGCATTTCGGCATAGCTGGTACCGGTATTGTCGGGGCCATTGACGGTGTTGATCAGGTTCACCCGGCCAAAGCCGGCAACACCCGGGATGGAGGTGTACAGAATGGCGATAAAGATCAGTGCCCAGCCGGCGGAGGTGCGGGCATCCTTCACGCGCGGTACCGTGAAAAAGCGCACGATAACGTGAGGCAGACCCGCGGTACCGGCCATCAGGGCGATGGTAAAGAACACCATGTCGACGGTCGACTTGCTGCCGTCGGTATAGGCATTAAAGCCCAGTTCCACCGACAGCTGGTCCAGGGTTGCCAGTACCGACTGCCCGCTGCCAAGGGTTGCCCCCAGACCGGTCTGGGGCAGGAAATGGCCGGTGATCTGCGCCGACAGGAAGAAGGCCGGTACGGTGAAGGCCAGGATCAGTACGCAGTACTGCGCCACCTGGGTGTAGGTGATGCCTTTCATGCCACCCAGAACCGCGTAGAAGAACACAATGGCCATACCGATAAGCACACCGGTATTGACGTCAACGTGCAGGTAGCGGGAGAACACGATACCCACACCGCGCATCTGCCCTGCCACGTAGGTAAAGGAGATAACAATGGTACAGATCACGGCAATCATGCGCGCCGTGCTGCTGTAGTAACGATCGCCGACGAAATCCGGCACCGTAAACTTGCCGAACTTTCGCAGGTAGGGCGCCAGCAGCATGGCCAGCAGCACATAACCGCCGGTCCAGCCCATCAGGTAGGCGGAGCCATCGCGACCGACAAAGGAAATGATGCCGGCCAGGGATATAAAGGACGCCGCCGACATCCAGTCGGCCGCGGTGGCCATACCGTTAGCGATGGGGTGCACCCCCCCGCCGGCCACGTAAAATTCCTGGGTGGATCCGGCGCGGGCCCATATCGCGATACCGATATAGAGCGCAAAAGACCCCCCGATAAAGAGGTAAGTGAGTAAGTCTAGACTCATAATAATGCCGCCCTTCTAGTGTCTTTTATCGTTGTTATTCGTGAACGTCATATTTTTCGTCAAGCTTGTTCATGCTGTACACGTAGGCCCAGATGAGGATGACGAAAATAAAGATGGAGCCTTGCTGTGCAAACCAGAAACCCAGCGGAAAGCCGAAGAACTGGATTGCATCAAGCTGATCAACTAACAGAATGCCAAAACCGTAGGAGGCGACGAACCAGATCACCAGGTAAACACTGATAATACCCAGGTTTTCACGCCAGTAGGCCTTGGCCTTTTCAGGACTTAGAGACATAGCACCATTCCTTTATTGTTGTTCTCGGGATTTAATAAAATCAGGACAGATTTAATCTAGCAGAGCGGTATGGATTAAAAATCCCCGACTTTAGTCCAATCCGGCCCTGAAAAAGCCCAGCCCCACGCCGCTACGAATGGCTGCAGCGCCCGCCATACGGGGCGTTTAGCTCAGAAAAACATTTAGCGATCCCGGTGCAGGGCAACAGGTTATACAATAGTCGTACGGAAAAGCTCTGCCCAAAGGCAGAGACTGTAAGGATCAACGCGGAGTCAGCATCGCCTATGTTTTCTGGCTGGACAATAATACTGATTTCACTGGCCTATCTAGGCCTGCTTTTCGCCATTGCCTATTATGGCGACAGCACCCGCAAGGGGCGCTCCTATGCAGCCAACCCGGTTATCTACTCCCTCTCGCTGGCGGTGTACTGTTCGTCCTGGACCTTTTACGGTGCTGTAGGTCGGGCCGCCTCCAGTGGCTGGGAGTTTCTGGCCACCTACCTCGGCCCCGTCCTGGTGTTTATCTTCGGCTGGCGCATCCTGGAAAAGATGATTCTGGTGAGCAAGGAGCAGAATATCACCTCCATTGCCGACTTCGTTTCATCCCGCTACGGCAAGAGCCAGAGCCTGGCTGTGCTGGTCACGCTGATCGCGGTGCTGGGCACCATTCCCTATATCGCCCTGCAGCTCAAGGCCGTGGCCATCAGCTACGATGCCCTGGCACCAGCGGCCAGCGATGCCCTGAGCAAGGGGAACGATACCGCCCTGTTCGTGGCGCTGCTGATGGCGGTCTTCGCCATCCTGTTCGGTACCCGTCACATCGATGCCACCGAGCACCACGAGGGCATGGTACTGGCGGTGGCGTTCGAGTCCATCATCAAGCTCACCGCCTTTATTTCCGTGGGCCTGTTCGTCACCTTCAATGTGTTTGAAGGCCTAGACGACATGCTGTTCAACCTGGCCAACCAGCTGAGTTACAACGAAAACTTCGGCAGCTTGCTGAAAGGCAGCTTCCTCACTGAAACCCTGCTGGCCTGCGGTGCGGTACTCTGCCTGCCGCGCCAGTTCCACGTCACCATCGTCGAAAATACCGATGTTGCCAACCTGCGCACCGCACGCTGGCTTTTCCCCCTTTACCTGGTGGCGCTGGCGGCTTTCGTGCTGCCCATCTCGGTCGCGGGCTTCATGGTGTTCGGCAGCCAGAGCCTGGACACCGATACCTTTGTGCTGATGCTGCCACTGGCCGCGGACTACAAGGCGCTGGCGACCCTGGCCTTTATCGGTGGCCTGTCGGCCTCCACCAGCATGGTCATCGTTGCCAGCGTGACCCTCGCCACCATGGTGTGCAACGACATCGTCATGCCGTTGCTGCTGCGTACGCCGCGTCTCAAACTGGCCGAAAACAAGGACCTCGGCGGCCTGTTGCTGCAGGTCAGGCGCATCACCATTGTGTGCCTGCTGCTGCTGGCCTACTTCTACTACCGTATCCTGGGGGACCGGGGCTCCCTCGCCTCCTTTGGCCTGCTGGCCTTTGTCGCCGCCATTCAGTTTTTGCCGGCCATCCTCGGCGGCATCTACTGGAAACGTGGCGCCCGCTACGGCGCCCTGGCGGGGCTGGCCGGCGGTTTCAGCCTGTGGATTTACACCCTGGTGATTCCGACGCTGATCGACGCCAGCCTGATGTCCGATACCCTGCTGCCCGCCGTGGCGGCGGCCGGCGGCTGGCTTGCCCCCACAGACCTGCTGGGGCTGCGCAGCAGCCTGGGGCTCGACCCGCTGACCCACGGCGTGATCTGGAGCCTGGCCGTCAATTTGGGGCTCTATGTGCTGGTATCACACTACAGCGGCTCACGCCTGGTGGACCGGATCCAGGCCAGCGCCTTTGTGGATGTCTACAGCAAGGAGCTGCAGGACCCGTCACGCCATTACAGCCAGGTCACCGTGGGCGACCTGCAGATTCTTGCCGAACGCTTCCTGGGGGCTGCGCGGGTTCAGCAGGCCTTTGCCGGTTTTGCCAGCCAGCACAGCGAAAAGCCGCCACTGTCCGGTGACAAGGCGACGCCGCAGCTGGTGCAGTTCACCGAACGCCTGCTGGCCGGCGCCATCGGCGCCTCATCGGCCCGCATCGTGCTGGCCTCGGTTTTGCGCGGCAAGGAAATGCAGATCGGCGATGTCGTCACCATCGTCGATGAAGCCTCCAAGGCACTGCGTTTCAACCGCTCGCTGCTCCAGTCCACCATCGAGCATGTCACCCAGGGCATCAGCGTGGTCGACCAGCAGCTGCGCCTGGTCGCCTGGAACCGACGCTACCTGGAGATGTTCAAGTACCCCGAGGGCCTGATCTGCGTCGGCCGCCCCATCGAGGAAATCTTTCGCTACAACGCCCAGCAGGGAGAATATGGCCCAGGGGATATCGAAGAGCTGGTGACGCAACGCATGAACAGCCAGGTGAGCCATGCACCCCACCTGTACGAGCGCCACCGTCCCGATGGCACCGTGCTGGAAATTCTCGGCAACCCCATGCCCAATGGCGGTTTCGTGACGACCTATGCCGATATCACCAACCACAAGCGCACCGAGGCTGCGCTGCGCGAAAGCGAACAGAACGTGCGTACCTATACCGATAACGTGCCCATCCTGATCGCCTACCTGGACCCGCAGCGGCGCTTCCTGTTCGTCAACAAGGCCTACGCCGATGCCTTTGGCATCGACCGCCATCATGTTCAGGGGCTGGCTTACGAGGCGGTCCTCAGCAAGGCTGTAGCCAGCAGCCGCAATCACTATATCGAGCAGGTACTGCACGGCCAGCGGGTGCGGTTCGAGTCCGTCATGCCGAGCCAGATACCCACCGACTCACCCCGCTACGCCGAGGTGACCTATATCCCCCACTTCGACGGGGAACACCAGGTGGTGGGCTATTTCACCCTCTACCAGGACATTACCGAGCGACGCATTGCCGAAATGGCGCTCAAGGAAACCAACGAAACCCTGGAAGAGCGCGTGCGCGACCGCACCCAGGCGCTCTCGACGGTCAACCGGGAACTGCGCAAGGAAAACACCATTCGCGCCCTGATCGAGGACGAACTGCGCCAGGCCAAGGCCGAGGCGGAAGCGGCCAATCTCGGCAAGACACGTTTCCTCGCTGCAGCCAGCCATGACCTGCTGCAGCCGCTCAACGCCGCACGCCTGTTCACCTCCGCCCTGGCACAGCAAAGCCATGACCAGAGTACCCACCAACTGGTGGAGAACCTCGACTCCTCTCTCAAGGCGGCGGAAGAACTGATTACCACCCTGCTCGACATTTCCAAGCTCGATGCCGGCGCCCTGGTCGCCAATGTCACCGACTTCAGCATCAGCACCATGCTGACCAACCTCAGTACCGAGTTCAGCCTGCTGGCGGCGGAAAAGCAGCTGCAGCTGCACTGGTGCAATTCGCAGCAGGTGGTCGCATCCGACCAGGCACTGCTGCGGCGCATCCTGCAGAACTTTCTCTCCAACGCCATTCGCTATACCCAGCACGGCAAGGTGCTGCTGGGTTGCCGGCGCCGGGGCGACCGGCTGCGGATCGAGGTCTGGGATACCGGCGTTGGCATTGCGCCGGACAAGCTCGGCGAGGTGTTCGAGGAGTTCAAGCGCATCGACAACCCGCGCCACAGCCAGGTAAAAGGCCTGGGGCTCGGCCTTGCCATCACCGAGCGCATCGCCCGCATCCTGGGACACCCGATAGACGTACGCTCCTGGCCCGGCAAGGGCACGACCTTCAGTATTGAAGTCCCCTTCGGCGATCCGGCCAAAGCCATCCGGCACAAGACAGAACAGCGCGGCTGGATACGCAGCAAGGGTCTGAACGGCGTGCGGGTACTGGTGATCGACAACGAACCCAAGATTCTGGAAGGTATGCGGGCGCTGCTGCAGGGCTGGTCCTGCGAGACCCTGACGGCGCTGTCGGTGGAAGAGGTGAAAAACCAGCTCAATGGCACGGACTTCGAGCCGGACATCATCCTGGCCGACTTCCACCTGGGAGAAACCTATACCGGCCTGATGGCGCTTGAAGCCATGCAGCCGCTGTGGTCCAAACCCGTGCCGGCGGTCATTATCACCGCCGATCGTACCGACAGCGTCAGCGAGGAAATTGCCCGCCAGGGCGCCCAGCGACTCAGCAAGCCCATCAAGCCCGCCGCCCTGCGCGCCATGATCAACAAGCTGATTGCCGGCGAGAAAGGGGAGAAGCAAGCTGACAGCTTTAAGCCGTAAGCTTTAAGCGTAAAGCTGCCGACTTACCCATTACCAGTCTTCGTGATTATGAGAGCAGGCTCAAGGGGCAAGGTAAAAGGTGCAAGGGAGAGAAGAACACGCTGCGGATTTTGGAAATGATACCGGGGTGCAGTCGTAGAGGTGATCCGCCAATCCACCAATCCACCAATCACCAATTACCAATTACCAATTACCAGTCTTCGTGATTCGTGATTCGTGATTCGTGATTAGAGCTTTCAGCCGTAAGCTTAAAGCTGTTAGCTTACGGCTTACGGCTTACGGCTTACCAATCACCAATGACTAATTACCAATAACGAATTACCAATAACTAATAACGAACGGCCACCAACTACTTCAGTTCAGTCTTGGGCGGTTCCACACCCAGGCGCTGTGCGGCGATCACGGCCTGGGTACGGCTGTTGACCCCA
Proteins encoded:
- the fliG gene encoding flagellar motor switch protein FliG: MSDEAGSGALDDIEKAAILLISLGEADAAEVLKHLGPKEVQRIGYAMTRLNNVPQSQVEAVVSDFMHVVSDQTGIGINNDRYIRAMLNQALGEEKAKTLIDRILMSTNTSGLDTLRWMEARQIAETIRFEHPQIQAVVIAYLDPDQAAHVLTYFDDRVRLDILMRVSALDQIQPQAMQELNDMFEAQLTGRGSGSSQTSPLGGVKATASIMNFIDSTVEAEVMDGIREADESLAAQIADLMFVFDNLQDLDDKGVQVLLREVSTDQLVVALKGADTALQEKIFKNMSKRAAELLRDDLEAKGPVRVSEVEAAQKEILTVARRLADEGEIMLAGGGEQLI
- the fliF gene encoding flagellar basal-body MS-ring/collar protein FliF, whose product is MDNTPAQLEGGKRGLMAGFSSLSILRQIGLMVGLAASVAIGFAVVLWSQQPDYRVLFSNLSFADANQVIEQLRLYNTPYKFDADGRAILVPQEHVHQARLKLAAEGFTADKSVGFELLDQEQTLGTSQFMENARYRRGLEGELSRTIASLVAIRSARVHLAIPKSTVFIRDERKPSASVFVELFAGRRIEPAQVSAIASLVASSVPELDVRDVTVVDQKGRLLNTRDVDEDVVLAGKQLEYTHKIEETLLNRVNSILQPVVGLGNYRAEVSADIDFNAVEQTSELFNPDLPSLRSEQTVEESRAGSQAAGGVPGALSNQPPGPSTVPEVANGVLGSTAGGALSGSSRQQAVRNYELDRSISYTRQQMGRVRRLTVAVVVDDVPSVRGEDGGGQRQPWSQNELDRLRILVQDAVGFSPQRGDSVNVINSPFAATEPFVEAADIPLWQQDWLWDIVKQVLAAFFVLLLVFGVLRPILKNLAVPAGEDGKPRLGGGGDVAAELEGLESSDVADDRVTFGSSEENFLPTPNESFEYQINTIRSMVAEDPERVAQAVRQWVAEHE
- the fliE gene encoding flagellar hook-basal body complex protein FliE: MVERADINSVLMQMRALQAQAQQGVSPIQAPGVQQGPQGVDRTGFGELLKNAVDKVNDLQGDAKKLAVSYEQGDPTVDLPQVMISMEKASVSFEAMTQVRNRLVSAYEDIMKMPM
- a CDS encoding 3'-5' exonuclease — encoded protein: MLFPRTLRRFKDRLDHRHGEHGPLFVPYRGDEVVSLDCETTSLNVAEAEILSIAAVRIRGTRVLTSERLDIRLKPPASLDADSIKIHKLRAADLADGIDIDEALRLVLEFVGNRPILGYYVSFDVRMLDKYLRPRYGFGLPNKTIELSHVYHDIIKWKSIGGTVDLRFDTIASRLDVPIIERHTALGDAITVALMYVRLKYGEAPSAGH
- a CDS encoding DUF294 nucleotidyltransferase-like domain-containing protein, whose product is MSSTFDTSHLPFSLLDEAEQALLQRSLDIAYYQQGEVIVTAGAQSEGVYIILKGRVSESEERSNDGTALAEQVFVHYQADDYFGGWSAIRGRAIHNFVAEEETICHILPTRVLLELMSGNSLFADYFAQNLAVKSEIVAQQDQDQDMAEFMLAKVGSGLMQTPLVVDEGTSIREATVLMRTHKADSVLVRKGSRYGMITKTDLLEALVIGELEQSADLVQIASFRLVTVSPDDYLFNALVLMTQQHIERVVVMQQQELVGIVALTDILSYFSSHSHVIGLRIERAQSEVELQDAAQRLNSLIKSLVSHGVKVRFAMDLLAAMNGRIMAKLFDLMIPSNMQPHVCLVVMGSEGRGEQILKTDQDNAVIYRDGLSWPAMQVTLQRFSDRLVEFGFPPCPGNIMVSNPQWVNSLGDWTQNLSDWAGTCDGEALMNLAIAVDAKPVAGNPALFKAGRNWFLRHLRNNDLFFSHFTRAALEFDTPLTFFGNLQDKAQLDIKKGGIFPVVHGIRAMALEYRVLATNTFSRIEALVELGQLQAEQGAELGEALALFVQLRLRQQMRRLEASADGQDPTPNLIELALLNKMERDLLRDGLHIVKSFKKHLALRYRLEV
- a CDS encoding sodium:solute symporter family protein produces the protein MSLDLLTYLFIGGSFALYIGIAIWARAGSTQEFYVAGGGVHPIANGMATAADWMSAASFISLAGIISFVGRDGSAYLMGWTGGYVLLAMLLAPYLRKFGKFTVPDFVGDRYYSSTARMIAVICTIVISFTYVAGQMRGVGIVFSRYLHVDVNTGVLIGMAIVFFYAVLGGMKGITYTQVAQYCVLILAFTVPAFFLSAQITGHFLPQTGLGATLGSGQSVLATLDQLSVELGFNAYTDGSKSTVDMVFFTIALMAGTAGLPHVIVRFFTVPRVKDARTSAGWALIFIAILYTSIPGVAGFGRVNLINTVNGPDNTGTSYAEMPGWFKNWENSGLIGWYDHNGDGKVQYAAGNAFEGGKPNFIDGTGEQGQRMVSNPTLAPAPVKAAPFANEVYVDRDIMVLANPEIANLPAWVIALVAAGAVAAALSTAAGLLLVISTAISHDMMKKTINPNITDKQELMYARLAAIVAICIAGYFGINPPGFVAQVVALAFGLACASVFPVIVMGIFSKRMNTQGAVTGMLVGLVSTMAYIIYFKFMGGSADQYLFGISPEGFGTVGMILNFVSAFAVASMTPAPSEEIQKIIEDIRIPRGAGGAHAH
- a CDS encoding DUF4212 domain-containing protein, whose protein sequence is MSLSPEKAKAYWRENLGIISVYLVIWFVASYGFGILLVDQLDAIQFFGFPLGFWFAQQGSIFIFVILIWAYVYSMNKLDEKYDVHE